A single window of Watersipora subatra chromosome 11, tzWatSuba1.1, whole genome shotgun sequence DNA harbors:
- the LOC137408639 gene encoding uncharacterized protein translates to MYLINTYLINTYLINTYLINTYLINTYLINTYLINTYLINTYLINTYLINTYLINTYLINTYLINTYLINTYLINTYLINTYLINTYLINTYLINTYLINTYLINTYLINTYLINTYLINTYLINTYLINTYLINTYLINTYLINTYLINTYLINTYLINTYLINTYLINTYLINTYLINTYLINTYLINTYLINTYLINTYLINTYLINTYLINTYLINTYLINTYLINTYLINTYLINTYLINTRTLSTRTLSTRTLSTRTLSTRTLSTRTLSTRTLSTRTLSTRTLSTRTLSTRTLSTRTLSTRTLSTRTLSTRTLSTRTLSTRTLSTRTLSTRTLSTRTLSTRTLSTRTLSTRTLSTRTLSTRTLSTRYYKW, encoded by the exons ATGTACCTTATCAACACGTACCTTATCAACACGTACCTTATCAACACGTACCTTATCAACACGTACCTTATCAACACGTACCTTATCAACACGTACCTTATCAACACGTACCTTATCAACACGTACCTTATCAACACGTACCTTATCAACACGTACCTTATCAACACGTACCTTATCAACACGTACCTTATCAACACGTACCTTATCAACACGTACCTTATCAACACGTACCTTATCAACACGTACCTTATCAACACGTACCTTATCAACACGTACCTTATCAACACGTACCTTATCAACACGTACCTTATCAACACGTACCTTATCAACACGTACCTTATCAACACGTACCTTATCAACACGTACCTTATCAACACGTACCTTATCAACACGTACCTTATCAACACGTACCTTATCAACACGTACCTTATCAACACGTACCTTATCAACACGTACCTTATCAACACGTACCTTATCAACACGTACCTTATCAACACGTACCTTATCAACACGTACCTTATCAACACGTACCTTATCAACACGTACCTTATCAACACGTACCTTATCAACACGTACCTTATCAACACGTACCTTATCAACACGTACCTTATCAACACGTACCTTATCAACACGTACCTTATCAACACGTACCTTATCAACACGTACCTTATCAACACGTACCTTATCAACACGTACCTTATCAACACGTACCTTATCAACACGTACCTTATCAACAC ACGTACCTTATCAACACGTACCTTATCAACACGTACCTTATCAACACGTACCTTATCAACACGTACCTTATCAACACGTACCTTATCAACACGTACCTTATCAACACGTACCTTATCAACACGTACCTTATCAACACGTACCTTATCAACACGTACCTTATCAACACGTACCTTATCAACACGTACCTTATCAACACGTACCTTATCAACACGTACCTTATCAACACGTACCTTATCAACACGTACCTTATCAACACGTACCTTATCAACACGTACCTTATCAACACGTACCTTATCAACACGTACCTTATCAACACGTACCTTATCAACACGTACCTTATCAACACGTACCTTATCAACACGTACCTTATCAACAC GGTATTACAAATGGTAG